TCACATGATATTAAAAATACATGCTTGTGTGTATAattgttttcaaatttttttttgagcatcagtacagacacaagcgctcatatacacgcgcatacactcacccctataaacgcacacacgcacaccctaccactctgagcacctccgagagactgagccggcatatcatcttgagatttacgaagtcaccataggcgcctcgtcgtcgacgggaacgtctcctcccactgaaagcgcatcgccggaaatcctgaaataaatccagaaataatgcgagcaccaggatttgaaccctggtggattgggaataccactgtccacctaaccaactcaagatGTGGAATACTAGTATTTTCGCAGAGAAAAAGGGCTCCATGGGGTCGGCCACCATATGCATTTTTCGTCCCTGTGTCCCGATTCTTTGATTTAATTAATCTATTTTAATATAGTACTCCATAAAAAAGGTTTGTGTGACGAAAATAATTCTGAATACTGTATATTTCATCTGACCGGAGCACGGTCTGACCAAACTGTAGAATGAATGATAGAGCCGCCAGAGCAGTACCAGCGACATGCCCCCGCCTTGTTCTCTGTCAAATAAAAGGAAGGCAAAAGTCGACGGCAATCTCTTAGAGTAGAGCGACACTCCTCCCCGCCCTTCGTAAGTACTGTAGGCGCCGCCGTTTCCCCCATCCGTTCCCCCCGGCGCTCCGCCTCGGCCGCGCCTCCTCCGTCTGCGAGCGGCAGCGCCCGATCGACGAATCCCGcgatggccggcggcggcggcgggttccTCGACCTGGAGCGGCACTTCGCCTTCTACGGCGCGTACCACAGCAACCCGGTCAACGTCTTCATCCACGCGCTCTTCGTCTGGCCCATCTTCCTCACCGCCCTCCTGCTCCTCCACATCGCCCCCCCGTTCCCGCGCGCCGCCGCGGTCTTCACCGCCGTCTACGGGGCCTTCTACGTCTCCCTCGACCGCCGCTCGGGCGCGCTCGCCgccctcctctgcctcctctgctGGGGCGCCAGCtccgccctcgccgcccgcctcggcttCTCCCTCGGATGGAAGGTTTTGCATCACACAGCCCCGATCGCCACTCCTGGCTTCTTCCTTTGTTTGACTTTGTCTTCAGTATTCATCCTTCTCTGATCTGGTGTCGTGGTGATAAGCTATGAGATTTGGGAAGAAAATAATTGACTTGCAGTTGGATTGATCAGGCTATGTGCGTTGAATTTCTGTAGTGGGGAAAGGGATTTTTAG
The Triticum dicoccoides isolate Atlit2015 ecotype Zavitan chromosome 3A, WEW_v2.0, whole genome shotgun sequence genome window above contains:
- the LOC119270167 gene encoding 2-hydroxy-palmitic acid dioxygenase MPO1-like translates to MAGGGGGFLDLERHFAFYGAYHSNPVNVFIHALFVWPIFLTALLLLHIAPPFPRAAAVFTAVYGAFYVSLDRRSGALAALLCLLCWGASSALAARLGFSLGWKVVLVAQLFCWTMQFIGHGVFEKRAPALVDNLVQALLMAPYFVLLEILHKFAAYEPYPGFHANVQKLIDAKRKEWADKKAKKMS